From a region of the Andrena cerasifolii isolate SP2316 chromosome 13, iyAndCera1_principal, whole genome shotgun sequence genome:
- the LOC143375897 gene encoding uncharacterized protein LOC143375897: MKLGDNMTMEAYNIWGGVPPRKCRPPKIGDIPKHTAIDEESPGSISKSLPVPSLDLRDSSLNAPLDSATNIVFPLDTSSATEHLSSIQQFKPKKPAAASTETGRFWRPQGAEPPSLSFVSRVQDSRSPGQESILRQESFSKRLSGLGRSKDRPIERFGDPDSKVPITLPSKEATLVTKEREDSFRIPSSPEDLSDQEIIEVRKDSALFLEEAEGLPTLRDILKSRGSKIIRPRRESSGYASNLGTFDEDRRSSSSTDVLQDLSSFPKERRRSSTGPKRLNSRVLVCRAEESLTEEVADLVADRMPTTEVHRKVSSVGLDMPNIDEVKEALREEVSSRQALDSLCNRVKHVTVDELSTHCRLLGDTTDTNVSLKAEAEVLSASETCITPRLQDTSAGVIDTSFSEPINRLSTSPTSRNMLNRVVHQRVVPFSPNWNARSVTEDIEKPNQDCDRLKLKIGVVRSGIDEPADCLSTKVIREKVTDPSTDNKQFKVHPKSIKVYQLLSTHSDDRSDGELHSTGRRISLQMSKQEDTIHCVSSAESKDDVALRESRSTLMHSSSDLSTQTLASIEITDDSQIRKVSSPGDVGTSQRFLGDASNVTVRPIYPYCPYSPYGSPQGSPRNRRRPLRESRRVSIDNRQGALQLNQYKLLDNIGQGSYGIVKLVYNEEDETHYAMKILSKKKLMKKAGIFGRMAPGRKGTANPLAKVYREIALLKKLDHPNVVKLVEVLDDPDEDNLYLVFELVERGEILQIPTDKPLDEETVRKNFRDVVMGVEYLHYHKIVHRDIKPSNLLVDSDGRIKIADLGVSAELRASGELLSGPAGTPAFAAPETTTPGAHYSGTLCDMWSMGVTLYSLVTGRVPWDGAGSIIGVQAAVRTEPLKFPQKPALSYDLIELITKMLAKNPAERITLAEIKEHSWLTNHGTEPLPSEVDNCRLPVTVTDEEVERVVTRIPKLDTLILIKTMLKQHSFQNPFLPKKSGRTACADTVMDGIELCAAERAEETLASKKGIRNAKTERFQRTGRSNSAPDSYDWQINGRQISVDSPLPPVTEASTQETETEKR, translated from the exons GCACACCGCCATCGACGAAGAATCGCCAGGATCCATCTCTAAGTCGTTGCCGGTGCCTTCCCTCGACTTGAGGGACTCCTCGCTAAATGCACCGCTGGACTCCGCGACAAACATCGTATTTCCATTAGACACTAGCTCTGCTACCGAGCACTTATCCTCGATTCAACAATTCAAGCCGAAGAAACCTGCTGCGGCATCTACGGAAACGGGCAGGTTCTGGCGTCCACAAGGGGCAGAGCCGCCATCGCTAAGTTTCGTGAGCAGAGTTCAGGATTCCCGCTCTCCGGGACAAGAATCGATACTCAGGCAGGAAAGTTTCTCGAAGAGGTTATCAGGACTGGGAAGATCAAAAGATCGCCCAATAGAAAGATTCGGTGACCCAGACAGCAAGGTGCCCATCACGCTGCCTTCCAAGGAGGCCACTTTGGTAACAAAGGAGCGCGAGGACTCGTTCAGGATTCCATCCAGTCCCGAGGACCTGTCCGACCAGGAAATCATCGAGGTACGAAAGGACAGCGCGCTGTTCCTCGAAGAAGCAGAGGGACTGCCAACCCTTCGCGATATTCTGAAGTCTAGGGGATCTAAAATCATTAGGCCCAGGAGGGAGAGCAGCGGCTACGCGAGCAACCTGGGCACCTTCGACGAGGACAGGCGGAGCTCTTCATCCACAGACGTACTACAGGACCTGTCCTCTTTCCCGAAGGAGAGACGGAGATCGTCCACTGGCCCCAAGCGACTGAACTCAAGGGTACTAGTTTGCAGAGCTGAAGAAAGTCTAACCGAGGAGGTCGCCGACTTAGTGGCTGACAGGATGCCGACTACGGAAGTGCACAGGAAAGTGTCCAGCGTAGGACTAGACATGCCGAATATCGACGAGGTAAAGGAGGCGCTGAGGGAAGAAGTATCCTCCAGGCAAGCCTTGGACAgcctgtgtaaccgcgtgaagcACGTGACTGTTG ACGAATTGTCCACACACTGTCGCCTGCTGGGAGACACAACAGACACCAATGTTTCACTGAAAGCTGAGGCAGAAGTTCTGAGTGCATCAGAGACTTGCATCACGCCAAGACTGCAAGATACGTCTGCAGGTGTTATTGACACGTCCTTCAGTGAACCGATCAATCGGCTCTCGACTTCGCCAACGTCCAGGAACATGTTAAATCGAGTGGTTCATCAACGTGTTGTCCCGTTCTCCCCGAATTGGAATGCCCGGAGTGTCACTGAAGATATCGAAAAGCCCAATCAAGACTGTGATCGATTAAAACTTAAAATCGGCGTCGTGAGATCTGGGATCGACGAACCTGCAGATTGTTTATCAACCAAAGTGATCAGAGAAAAAGTAACTGATCCCTCTACAGATAACAAGCAGTTCAAGGTTCATCCTAAGTCGATCAAGGTGTACCAATTGCTGTCGACCCACTCTGACGACAGGTCAGATGGCGAGCTACATTCAACGGGCAGAAGGATATCCCTGCAGATGTCCAAACAGGAAGACACCATCCACTGTGTATCATCTGCAGAGTCTAAGGATGACGTGGCTCTGCGTGAATCAAGGAGTACTTTGATGCACAGCAGCAGTGATTTAAGTACCCAAACGCTGGCGTCTATTGAGATCACTGACGATTCCCAGATCAGAAAGGTGTCCTCACCTGGCGACGTGGGTACGAGTCAGAGGTTCCTTGGGGACGCCTCTAACGTTACAGTCAGGCCTATTTATCCTTACTGCCCATACTCCCCTTATGGGAGCCCTCAGGGATCGCCCAGGAACAGGAGGAGACCCCTGAGAGAGAGCAGAAGGGTCTCCATTGACAATAGACAAGGTGCTCTGCAGTTAAACCAGTACAAGCTCCTGGATAATATTGGGCAG GGCTCCTACGGCATCGTGAAATTAGTTTACAACGAGGAGGATGAAACCCACTACGCAATGAAAATTCTCAGCAAGAAGAAACTGATGAAGAAAGCTGGTATCTTCGGTAGAATGGCTCCTGGCAGAAAGGGAACTGCCAACCCTTTGGCTAAGGTCTACAGGGAGATCGCACTGCTGAAAAAATTAGATCACCCCAACGTGGTAAAGCTAGTGGAGGTCCTTGACGACCCAGACGAGGACAATCTTTACCTTGTCTTCGAACTGGTTGAGAGGGGTGAGATCCTTCAGATACCCACCGACAAGCCTCTGGATGAGGAGACAGTCAGGAAGAACTTTCGTGACGTGGTGATGGGGGTGGAGTATC TACACTACCATAAGATAGTCCATAGGGATATAAAACCCAGTAATCTACTCGTGGATAGTGACGGCCGCATCAAGATTGCTGATTTGGGGGTTAGCGCTGAATTGAGGGCATCCGGAGAATTATTATCCGGACCAGCCGGGACACCAGCCTTTGCAGCACCTGAAACAACAACACCTGGCGCCCATTATTCCGGAACT TTGTGTGACATGTGGTCTATGGGGGTGACACTGTACTCCCTGGTAACGGGAAGGGTTCCATGGGATGGTGCTGGGAGCATAATCGGCGTCCAAGCAGCAGTTCGCACTGAACCGTTGAAATTCCCACAAAAGCCGGCCCTCTCGTACGACCTCATTGAATTGATCACAAAAATGTTGGCCAAAAATCCAGCCGAGAGGATCACATTGGCAGAAATAAAGGAGCACAGCTGGCTGACCAATCATGGCACTGAACCACTGCCAAGTGAGGTTGACAATTGTCGACTTCCAGTCACTGTTACGGACGAAGAAGTAGAAAGGGTCGTTACTAGGATACCGAAATTGGACACCCTAATTCTCATCAAAACTATGCTAAAACAACATAGCTTTCAA AACCCATTTTTGCCAAAGAAAAGTGGAAGAACAGCATGCGCGGACACGGTGATGGATGGCATAGAATTATGTGCGGCGGAAAGAGCCGAGGAAACCCTAGCATCGAAGAAAGGTATCAGGAACGCAAAAACTGAACGATTTCAACGAACTGGGAGGAGTAATTCTGCTCCCGATTCATATGACTGGCAAATTAATGGCAG GCAAATATCCGTAGACAGTCCTCTACCTCCAGTGACAGAGGCGTCCACTCAAGAAACCGAAACCGAAAAACGGTGA